One Branchiostoma floridae strain S238N-H82 unplaced genomic scaffold, Bfl_VNyyK Sc7u5tJ_168, whole genome shotgun sequence genomic region harbors:
- the LOC118408508 gene encoding uncharacterized protein LOC118408508, translated as MTINCSPQPPLEVYGQPIKNVTNFRYLGSMMASSKNDLTRRRALAWTAFWKLQKIWSSTSLPTSTKIKLFNVTCVPVLLYGCECWVLSSDMENKINSFATSCYRIMLNIKRLQRVSNSEIYRVTNTQPLICKVRQRQLRFIGHALRMPLEEPLRTYALYVPSHGKRRPGRQKTNYLTYIQNLLGDAEGDLNPTAIAALAADRLRWNKIVTDCTAAD; from the coding sequence ATGACCATCAACTGCAGCCCGCAGCCACCACTGGAGGTGTACGGCCAGCCAATCAAAAATGTAACCAACTTTAGATACCTGGGTAGCATGATGGCATCCAGTAAAAACGATCTCACTAGGCGAAGGGCTCTTGCATGGACTGCCTTCTGGAAACTGCAAAAGATCTGGAGTAGTACTTCACTTCCCACCTCCACAAAAATCAAGCtctttaatgttacctgtgtGCCAGTGCTTTTATACGGATGTGAATGTTGGGTACTGTCGTCTGACATGGAGAATAAGATAAACTCGTTTGCTACATCATGCTACAGAATCATGTTGAATATTAAGCGTCTCCAGCGTGTTAGCAACAGTGAGATATACAGAGTGACAAACACCCAGCCTCTCATCTGCAAAGTCAGGCAACGCCAACTACGCTTCATTGGACATGCTCTTAGAATGCCTTTAGAAGAGCCTCTGCGGACTTATGCCTTGTATGTCCCTTCCCACGGCAAACGACGCCCCGGTCGTCAGAAGACGAACTACCTGACGTATATACAAAACCTGCTGGGGGACGCGGAGGGCGACCTGAACCCTACTGCTATAGCTGCACTGGCTGCCGACAGACTGAGGTGGAATAAAATCGTGACCGACTGCACTGCagccgactga
- the LOC118408512 gene encoding uncharacterized protein LOC118408512, producing the protein MWPLAWIGMVACCLLSNGVSSQPGCGVSLTSDSGTFTSPNYPADYPNYSNCTYKISVTPPKVVRLTFTDFNVEEGYDFVYVYDGDTLDPTQLIGEPLDGTSIPDPKSSSGSFMTVQFTSDSGDTRKGFQASYTAEDKVFAQCEVGQYRCANGVTCIDAWRRCDGNNDCNDGSDEDASSCACQDIPSSLTICRGLEWGSKMTLPNPLDYSHTTLDMVTNSAAFTDLESLADSDCHPRVRELVCATIVPRCEASPNLRQQLPCRSWCEEVKYSCDNEDSWEAFPNCEIFPYTNCNNIKTSMKDGVECFDGNGVNYRGNESRAPKEGTDCIPWSDDQSYIAEYPWANLEGNKCRNPDKDNRPWCTTPAGYEYCDIVPCNREGCKDPGKPQFGQRSPILKFYWPDEDTITYTCNTGYKFKKGTTANRALCVADDETAYWETDKPACEVDQKFQLQKDLLSEDVYNKAVSPTTSLNIKAYVVNVISLDEKAEQIVTSFKAEYTWKDNRLEWETKRYGGLDHMYILDDQIWKPTLILERNADTGYGGGFPTSEVKIVNSGKVSWPVEALTTTTCTLDPFQFPQDNMTCAVCWRAGEEYTIDCSNSTTHKDSRFLTCENDEADIVTGEWSGKTTLSAKNNTACLTMTLKRDPTYHYATTISPCLILIILMIITFIMPIDKGDRIGFGVTVLLSMVVSLVVVTGFLPVSSTLPFIAMLIIVCMALMALFMLTTLFIIIIHDKKGPVPKWVRTLFLKHIARALLMGDLTKKLKKEDPTEYTISNKANDIERRTKADGYGPSIGGVNPPLNVKNEVGATLIGLKGSVDELKASVEQLSGSIDAMASGGDDDEEVGEYALLAKVLDRLSLVLYIVAIAVAIPCTLLIGRPKVSAS; encoded by the exons ATGTGGCCGCTAGCATGGATCGGTATGGTCGCTTGCTGTCTGTTGTCTAATGGCGTTTCCTCCCAGCCAG GTTGCGGTGTAAGCCTGACGTCTGACAGTGGGACGTTTACCAGCCCAAACTACCCCGCCGACTACCCTAACTATAGTAACTGCACATACAAGATCTCTGTCACCCCGCCCAAAGTCGTCAGACTTACGTTCACAGATTTTAACGTTGAGGAAGGCTATGACTTCGTGTATGTGTATGACGGAGACACACTCGATCCTACACAACTAATAGGAG aACCGTTGGATGGAACAAGTATACCCGATCCCAAGTCTTCAAGCGGGAGTTTTATGACTGTGCAATTCACATCTGACTCTGGAGATACCCGGAAGGGATTCCAGGCCAGCTATACAGCTGAAGATAAAG TATTTGCTCAGTGTGAAGTCGGCCAGTACCGGTGTGCTAACGGTGTAACCTGTATAGACGCCTGGAGAAGGTGCGACGGAAACAATGACTGCAATGACGGTAGTGACGAGGATGCGAGCAGCTGTG cttgtcaagacattccatcGTCGTTGACGATATGCAGGGGCCTTGAGTGGGGCTCAAAGATGACACTCCCCAACCCACTGGACTACAGTCACACCACGTTGGACATGGTAACAAACTCGGCAGCATTCACCGACCTCGAAAGCCTTGCCGACTCTGATTGCCACCCCCGTGTTAGAGAGCTCGTCTGTGCTACCATTGTACCGCGCTGCGAGGCCag tcCGAACCTCCGACAACAGCTGCCATGTCGTTCTTGGTGTGAAGAGGTGAAGTACTCCTGTGATAATGAGGACTCTTGGGAAGCTTTCCCCAACTGTGAGATTTTCCCTTACACCAACTGCAACAACATCAAGACTTCAATGAAGGATGGTG TGGAGTGCTTCGATGGAAATGGTGTAAATTACAGAGGGAATGAGTCCAGAGCTCCTAAAGAGGGGACTGACTGTATCCCATGGAGCGATGACCAAAGCTACATAGCGGAGTATCCCTGGGCAAACCTTGAGGGCAACAAATGTCGTAATCCTGACAAAGACAACAGGCCATGGTGCACCACACCAGCTGGATACGAGTATTGTGACATCGTGCCTTGCAACA GAGAGGGGTGCAAAGATCCGGGGAAACCACAGTTTGGACAGCGGTCTCCCATACTGAAGTTCTACTGGCCTGATGAAGACACAATTACGTACACATGTAATACAGGATACAAGTTCAAGAAAGGCACTACGGCCAACAGGGCTCTATGTGTTGCTGATGACGAAACAGCCTACTGGGAAACAGATAAACCTGCATGCGAAG TCGACCAAAAATTCCAACTACAAAAGGACCTTCTGAGCGAAGATGTCTACAACAAGGCGGTGTCTCCCACAACTAGTTTGAATATAAAGGCATATGTGGTCAACGTCATCAGCTTG GATGAAAAGGCGGAACAGATAGTAACATCCTTTAAAGCTGAATAC ACATGGAAAGACAACCGACTGGAATGGGAAACGAAACGATATGGAGGATTGGATCATATGTACATCTTAGATGATCAAATCTGGAAGCCAACATTGATCCTGGAGAGAAA CGCTGACACAGGTTATGGCGGTGGGTTCCCTACGTCAGAGGTCAAAATCGTGAATAGCGGGAAGGTCTCCTGGCCTGTTGAAGCACTGACTACCACAACCTGCACCCTGGACCCCTTCCAATTCCCACAGGACAACATGACGTGTGCGGTGTGCTGGAGAGCTGGGGAAGAGTACACGATAG ACTGCTCCAACTCCACAACACACAAAGACAGCAGATTCCTGACCTGCGAAAACGACGAGGCCGACATCGTCACGGGAGAGTGGAGTGGAAAAACAACCCTTTCAGCCAAGAACAACACGGCCTGTCTGACTATGACTCTCAAACGAGACCCCACTTATCATTACGCCACAACCATCTCTCCCTGCCTCATCCTCATCATCCTCATGATCATCACCTTCATCATGCCCATCGACAAAGGTGACAGGATCGGGTTCGGCGTCACCGTGCTGCTGTCCATGGTGGTGTCGCTAGTCGTCGTTACAGGCTTCCTGCCTGTGTCTAGTACCCTGCCATTTATTG CCATGCTGATCATTGTGTGCATGGCCCTGATGGCGCTCTTCATGCTGACGActcttttcatcatcatcatacacgACAAGAAGGGACCTGTCCCCAAATGGGTGCGGACGCTCTTCTTGAAGCACATTGCAAG GGCCTTGTTGATGGGAGACCTGACCAAGAAGCTGAAAAAGGAAGACCCGACAGAGTACACCATAAGCAACAAAGCAAATGACATCGAACGACGCACAAAGGCTGACGGCTATGGTCCATCCATCGGAGGAGTCAACCCACCCCTGAACGTGAAGAATGAGGTCGGAGCTACCCTTATTGGGTTGAAGGGGAGCGTAGATGAGTTGAAGGCCAGTGTTGAACAACTGTCCGGCAGCATCGATGCTATGGCGAGTGgcggtgatgatgatgaagaagttGGAGAGTACGCTCTGTTGGCTAAAGTGCTGGACAGGCTGAGTCTGGTCCTCTACATCGTCGCCATCGCTGTGGCCATCCCGTGCACTCTGCTCATTGGTCGCCCAAAGGTCTCCGCGAGCTAA